One candidate division KSB1 bacterium genomic region harbors:
- a CDS encoding DUF433 domain-containing protein, translated as MLERISINPKICHGQACIKGTRIPVYQIVSMLANGDSIDDLLEAYPTIEREDILACLEYAASLAEEQISPIESLAS; from the coding sequence ATGCTTGAACGAATATCAATAAATCCTAAGATTTGTCATGGTCAAGCCTGTATAAAAGGTACCAGAATCCCTGTCTATCAAATTGTTAGTATGCTTGCAAATGGCGACAGTATCGATGATTTACTTGAAGCTTACCCAACAATTGAACGTGAAGATATTCTAGCATGTTTAGAATATGCTGCATCTCTTGCTGAAGAGCAGATATCTCCGATTGAATCATTAGCCAGTTAA
- a CDS encoding response regulator transcription factor has product MIRAFIVEDEQPALERLKDLIDEITDVEIIGSNPSGKEAVQQIDSLKPDLLFLDIHLTDISGIDVLRLISHQPAIIFTTAYNQYAIEAFELRAVDYLLKPFSKERFEEAVDKVREKLQPDQDMTSTFKQLLQSWQPGKDYLTRIPSRIGDKIYILPDDEIVYFKSEDKVVFAYLADSDFIVNYTLEELQNRLHPDKFFRIHRSTIVNLNYVKTIEAWFGGGYKMKVKDKRNTELTISRSAGRLLREKLGW; this is encoded by the coding sequence ATGATTCGCGCATTTATTGTTGAAGACGAACAACCTGCCCTGGAACGACTCAAGGATCTGATTGATGAAATTACAGATGTTGAAATTATCGGATCAAATCCATCGGGAAAAGAAGCCGTTCAACAAATCGATTCTCTAAAACCGGACCTGCTTTTTTTAGATATTCATCTAACCGATATCTCAGGTATTGATGTACTGCGTTTAATTTCGCATCAACCTGCTATTATATTTACTACAGCTTATAATCAATATGCAATTGAGGCATTCGAGCTGCGCGCCGTGGATTACCTTCTTAAGCCATTTTCAAAGGAACGCTTTGAAGAAGCTGTTGACAAAGTCCGTGAAAAACTTCAGCCGGATCAGGACATGACGTCGACCTTCAAACAGTTGCTGCAAAGTTGGCAGCCAGGCAAAGATTACCTGACCAGAATCCCTTCGCGAATTGGCGATAAGATCTATATTCTACCGGACGATGAAATCGTGTATTTTAAGAGTGAAGATAAGGTCGTATTTGCTTACTTAGCAGATTCTGACTTTATCGTGAATTATACCTTGGAAGAGCTGCAAAATCGTTTGCACCCGGATAAATTTTTCCGTATTCACCGCTCGACCATTGTGAACTTAAATTATGTAAAAACCATTGAAGCCTGGTTTGGCGGCGGTTATAAGATGAAGGTGAAAGACAAAAGAAATACTGAATTGACCATCAGCAGGTCTGCCGGGAGACTATTGCGGGAGAAGTTGGGGTGGTGA
- a CDS encoding DUF5615 family PIN-like protein, with translation MKILVDENIPIKTANALRDSGHTVKDIQGILIKIIQTINYGK, from the coding sequence ATGAAGATACTCGTTGATGAAAATATTCCAATTAAAACTGCAAATGCATTACGGGATTCAGGTCATACAGTTAAAGATATTCAAGGAATCCTGATTAAGATAATTCAGACAATAAATTATGGCAAATGA